The following coding sequences are from one Nicotiana tomentosiformis chromosome 3, ASM39032v3, whole genome shotgun sequence window:
- the LOC104108368 gene encoding ubiquitin receptor RAD23b isoform X1 — MKLTVKTLKGSHFEIRVQPSDTIMAVKKHIEDVQGKDNYPCGQQLLIHNGKVLKDESTLVENKVSEDGFLVVMLSKSKTASSSGTTSAQQPSVTAANPTPAPEVTPPSQAPKNVASASDAAAASLPTDDYSQAASNLVAGNNLEQTIQQIMDMGGGSWDKETVTRALRAAYNNPERAVDYLYSGIPETAEVAAPVAHGGVNSAAGTTAAPTAPSSGGPNSAPLNLFPQENVAGANGAGLGSLDFLRNNQQFQALRSMVQANPQILQPMLQELGKQNPQLLRSIQEHHQEFLQLINEPVDGSDGDIFDQAEQEIPHTVSVTPEEQAVIERLEAMGFDRALVIEAFLACDRNEELAANYLLEHAGDYED; from the exons ATGAAGCTCACTGTAAAGACTCTCAAAGGCAGTCACTTCGAAATTAGGGTTCAGCCCTCCGATACC ATTATGGCTGTCAAAAAACACATTGAAGATGTGCAAGGAAAAGATAATTACCCATGTGGGCAGCAGTTGCTGATTCACAATGGTAAAGTGCTGAAGGATGAAAGTACGTTAGTGGAAAACAAAGTCTCTGAGGATGGTTTCCTCGTTGTCATGCTTAGCAAG AGCAAAACTGCTAGCTCAAGTGGGACAACATCTGCTCAG cAGCCATCAGTTACTGCAGCTAATCCTACTCCAGCACCTGAAGTGACTCCGCCATCACA GGCCCCAAAGAATGTTGCATCAGCTTCTGATGCTGCAGCAGCTAG TCTTCCAACTGATGATTATAGTCAAGCTGCGTCAAATCTAGTTGCTGGCAATAATCTTGAGCAGACAATACAACAAATTATGGATATGGGTGGCGGCAGCTGGGACAAAGAGACAGTTACACGTGCACTTCGAGCAGCTTATAACAATCCTGAAAGAGCTGTTGATTACTTATATTCA GGAATTCCTGAAACAGCCGAAGTCGCTGCACCGGTTGCTCATGGTGGAGTTAATTCTGCAGCTGGGACTACTGCAGCGCCTACTGCACCTTCCTCTGGCGGACCTAATTCTGCTCCTTTAAATTTGTTTCCTCAG GAGAATGTTGCTGGTGCTAACGGTGCTGGTCTTGGATCCCTTGATTTTCTCAGGAACAACCAACAG ttccAAGCTTTACGTTCTATGGTTCAAGCTAACCCACAAATTTTACAA CCTATGCTTCAGGAACTAGGAAAGCAAAATCCTCAACTTTTAAGATCTATACAGGAGCATCATCAAGAGTTTCTTCAATTAATTAATGAACCTGTAGATGGTTCCGACGG GGACATCTTTGATCAGGCTGAACAAGAGATACCCCACACAGTTAGTGTCACACCAGAAGAGCAGGCGGTGATTGAGCGA CTGGAGGCAATGGGTTTTGATAGAGCTCTTGTCATTGAGGCTTTTTTGGCTTGTGATCGCAATGAGGAACTAGCCGCAAATTATCTGTTGGAGCATGCAGGAGATTACGAAGATTAA
- the LOC104108368 gene encoding ubiquitin receptor RAD23b isoform X2, giving the protein MKLTVKTLKGSHFEIRVQPSDTIMAVKKHIEDVQGKDNYPCGQQLLIHNGKVLKDESTLVENKVSEDGFLVVMLSKSKTASSSGTTSAQPSVTAANPTPAPEVTPPSQAPKNVASASDAAAASLPTDDYSQAASNLVAGNNLEQTIQQIMDMGGGSWDKETVTRALRAAYNNPERAVDYLYSGIPETAEVAAPVAHGGVNSAAGTTAAPTAPSSGGPNSAPLNLFPQENVAGANGAGLGSLDFLRNNQQFQALRSMVQANPQILQPMLQELGKQNPQLLRSIQEHHQEFLQLINEPVDGSDGDIFDQAEQEIPHTVSVTPEEQAVIERLEAMGFDRALVIEAFLACDRNEELAANYLLEHAGDYED; this is encoded by the exons ATGAAGCTCACTGTAAAGACTCTCAAAGGCAGTCACTTCGAAATTAGGGTTCAGCCCTCCGATACC ATTATGGCTGTCAAAAAACACATTGAAGATGTGCAAGGAAAAGATAATTACCCATGTGGGCAGCAGTTGCTGATTCACAATGGTAAAGTGCTGAAGGATGAAAGTACGTTAGTGGAAAACAAAGTCTCTGAGGATGGTTTCCTCGTTGTCATGCTTAGCAAG AGCAAAACTGCTAGCTCAAGTGGGACAACATCTGCTCAG CCATCAGTTACTGCAGCTAATCCTACTCCAGCACCTGAAGTGACTCCGCCATCACA GGCCCCAAAGAATGTTGCATCAGCTTCTGATGCTGCAGCAGCTAG TCTTCCAACTGATGATTATAGTCAAGCTGCGTCAAATCTAGTTGCTGGCAATAATCTTGAGCAGACAATACAACAAATTATGGATATGGGTGGCGGCAGCTGGGACAAAGAGACAGTTACACGTGCACTTCGAGCAGCTTATAACAATCCTGAAAGAGCTGTTGATTACTTATATTCA GGAATTCCTGAAACAGCCGAAGTCGCTGCACCGGTTGCTCATGGTGGAGTTAATTCTGCAGCTGGGACTACTGCAGCGCCTACTGCACCTTCCTCTGGCGGACCTAATTCTGCTCCTTTAAATTTGTTTCCTCAG GAGAATGTTGCTGGTGCTAACGGTGCTGGTCTTGGATCCCTTGATTTTCTCAGGAACAACCAACAG ttccAAGCTTTACGTTCTATGGTTCAAGCTAACCCACAAATTTTACAA CCTATGCTTCAGGAACTAGGAAAGCAAAATCCTCAACTTTTAAGATCTATACAGGAGCATCATCAAGAGTTTCTTCAATTAATTAATGAACCTGTAGATGGTTCCGACGG GGACATCTTTGATCAGGCTGAACAAGAGATACCCCACACAGTTAGTGTCACACCAGAAGAGCAGGCGGTGATTGAGCGA CTGGAGGCAATGGGTTTTGATAGAGCTCTTGTCATTGAGGCTTTTTTGGCTTGTGATCGCAATGAGGAACTAGCCGCAAATTATCTGTTGGAGCATGCAGGAGATTACGAAGATTAA